The following DNA comes from Gemmatimonadaceae bacterium.
CGGTGGCCGGTCCCCGGAACGGGATCGTGCTTGTGCGCAAGCAGGGCTGATCCATGGCGGACACGACGCAGACATTCGAGGCGGCCGCGTACACGGCAAACGGGACGGCGCGCGATCACGTGGCGCTGCCGGAGGCGGTGTTCGACGGCACGATCAACATGCCGGTGATGCACCAGGCCGTGAAGGCGTACCTGGCGAATCAGCGGCAGGGCAACGCTCAGACCAAGACGCGCGGCTTCGTCGCGGGCGGCAATCAGAAGCCGTGGCGGCAGAAGGGCACGGGGCGCGCGCGGCAAGGCTCGATTCGCGCGCCGCACTGGGTGGGCGGGGGCACGGTGTTCGGTCCGATTCCGCGCAGCTACGCGCAGTTCGTGCCGCGGCAGGTGCGGGCGCTGGCGCGCAAGAGCGCGTTCAACGCGCGGGCGCGCGAGGGCGCGGTGATGGTGATCGACCGCTTCGCCTACGACGCCCCGAAGACGGCGCGCCTGGCGGCGTTGGTCGCCCGGTTAGGCCTCGAGGGCCGGAAGGTCCTGATTCTGACCAACGGAGTGAACGAGCACGTGTATCTCTCGGGTCGCAATCTTACGGGGGTGCAGGTGATGCCGTACTCCGACGTCTCGGCCTACCACGTGTTGTGGTCCGATGCCGTGCTCGTGGAAGGCGGCGCGATCGGACACGATCTGCCGCCGGTGGCGGACACGGAGCCGGAGCGCGCGCCGAAGCGCGAGAAGCCGGCCAAAGCGGCCAAGCAAAAGAAGACCGCGCGCAAGGCGGCATCCAAGAAGACCGCGGCCAAGCACGCAGCCGCGCCGGCCAAGAAAAAGAAGACGACCACGGCGCGCGCCAAGTCGGCGTCCAAGAAAACCGCCGCCAAGAAGACGAGCGGCAAGCCGAAGAAGCGGGGGAAGTAAGCCATGCCGACGCTGCATGAAATCATCGTGCGACCGGTCGTCACCGAGAAGAGCTCGGCGGCGTTCCAGTCGCGCGGCGAATACACGTTCCAGGTGCATCCCGACGCCACCAAGAGCCTCGTTAGGCAGGCAGTGGAGTCGTTGTTCGGCGTGCACGTCACCGGCGTGTGGACGTCCAACCAGCGCGGGAAGACGCGCCGGGTAGGCAAGTCCGTGGGCCGCCGCAACCATTGGAAGAAAGCGATCGTGACGCTCCGCGAGGGCGAGACGATCGAGCAGATCTTCGAGGGCTGACCGACATGGGCATTCGACAGTTCCGTCCGATCACGAAGGGCACGCGGTTCCGCTCGGTCTCCGATTTCGCCGAGATCACGCGCACCGAGCCCGAGAAGTCGCTGCTCGAGCCGCTCAAGAAGTCGGGCGGCCGCGACAACCACGGGCACATCGCGATGCGCCGGCGGGGCGGCGGGCACAAGCGGAAGTACCGGATCGTGGATTTCCGCCGCGACAAATTCGGCGTGACGGCGACGGTGCGGCACATCGAGTACGACCCGAATCGCTCGGCGCGCATCGCGCTGGTCGAGTACGCGGACGGCGAGAAGCGCTACGTGCTGCATCCGAAGGGGCTGGCGGTGGGCGACGCGATCGTGTCGGGGCCGGGCTCGGACATCCGGTTGGGCAACGCGCTGCCGCTCAAGGAGATTCCGTTAGGCACCGCGGTGCACAACGTAGAGCTCAAGATCGGCAAGGGCGGCCAGCTCGCGCGGTCGGCCGGCATGTCGGCGCAGGTGGTGGCCAAGGAAGGCGACTACGTCACGCTGCGCCTGGCGTCCACCGAAGTGCGGCTGGTGCACGGCAACTGCCTGGCGACGATCGGTGAAGTCGGCAACGCCGAGCACGAGCTGCAGTCGTGGGGCAAAGCGGGATCGACGCGGTGGCGCGGACGGCGGCCCAAGGTGCGCGGCGAAGTGATGAACCCGGTGGACCACCCGCACGGCGGCCGCACGCGCGGCGGGCGGAACGTGGTGAGCCCGTGGGGCAAGAAGGAGGGCGTGAAGACGCGCAACGT
Coding sequences within:
- the rplD gene encoding 50S ribosomal protein L4, whose translation is MADTTQTFEAAAYTANGTARDHVALPEAVFDGTINMPVMHQAVKAYLANQRQGNAQTKTRGFVAGGNQKPWRQKGTGRARQGSIRAPHWVGGGTVFGPIPRSYAQFVPRQVRALARKSAFNARAREGAVMVIDRFAYDAPKTARLAALVARLGLEGRKVLILTNGVNEHVYLSGRNLTGVQVMPYSDVSAYHVLWSDAVLVEGGAIGHDLPPVADTEPERAPKREKPAKAAKQKKTARKAASKKTAAKHAAAPAKKKKTTTARAKSASKKTAAKKTSGKPKKRGK
- a CDS encoding 50S ribosomal protein L23, with translation MPTLHEIIVRPVVTEKSSAAFQSRGEYTFQVHPDATKSLVRQAVESLFGVHVTGVWTSNQRGKTRRVGKSVGRRNHWKKAIVTLREGETIEQIFEG
- the rplB gene encoding 50S ribosomal protein L2 → MGIRQFRPITKGTRFRSVSDFAEITRTEPEKSLLEPLKKSGGRDNHGHIAMRRRGGGHKRKYRIVDFRRDKFGVTATVRHIEYDPNRSARIALVEYADGEKRYVLHPKGLAVGDAIVSGPGSDIRLGNALPLKEIPLGTAVHNVELKIGKGGQLARSAGMSAQVVAKEGDYVTLRLASTEVRLVHGNCLATIGEVGNAEHELQSWGKAGSTRWRGRRPKVRGEVMNPVDHPHGGRTRGGRNVVSPWGKKEGVKTRNVKKSSQRLIVRGRKRGKATQ